The DNA segment ACAACAGCCGTGGAAGCAAGTCCTGTCTTTATTGTTGCTCAGGGAGATGTGGTATCTGGTCCCTCTGACAGGTGTCCACCCTGTCACCACCGAGCCAGCAGCTCGTGTGGCCCAAGAGCCCTGGTGCTGggtgtctggggggggggggggggggaggggggcgcacATGCACACAGAATCACCAGGTGAACCTTAGAAGTAAGGAAGCTTTAATCCCGTCTCCAGTCTGCCTGGAGCAGTGACGGTGGAGCCTTCATGCTGCGGAGCTTCTCTTGTAGTGATCCAGGTGGGACAGGACCCAGCCGGCAGGGATCAGGAAGCTCAGGAACGTCACCGAGAGCCCGATGGCCTGCTCCTGGGTCGAGGAACCCCACATGAGTCTACTGGGCCCAAGCTGACCGCCTGTCCCCAGGTCCCAACCAGAGCGGACGTGGAGTGAGGCTGCCCCGCCCCACGGCTCCCATCAACCCCTTAGCCCAGCCGTGTTTGTTCCATCTGCCCCAGACAGACCTCTGGGTGTCAGGCGGAGAAGGCCCGTGAGGTGTGAGCAATGGCCTCTGCAGCCATGAGGGAGGACCTCCTGTGCAGAGACCAGGGTGAGCAGCCTTGGGCTCCAGCTTCTGGGGTGGGACTCTTatcacagccccgccccctgCCGCAGAGCCTGGCCTGTGCCTTGACTTTAGGCTCCTTCCCGCCAGGCCATGTGCCCCTTCTAGTGCTGTGGACACGGGCAAGTCAGGTGTGCTATTATTAAGCTGCTTGGAGCAAGTACAGGAGGACGCGTTCTCTGAGCGGCAGTCCTGTGGGCTGCCGGGGTGGGATTCCCTGCTGGGCTGTGCACCTGTACGCAGAGGTCCCCCCAGGACCCTGTACCCTCGGTGGCTGCACCAAGCTCTGAAGCACCAGCTCTGCTTCACTGGCCTTGTTTCGGTATAGCCCAGACCTGCAAGTGAGTCCAACGGGTTGGAGACCCGTCCTTTTTCAGACTTTCACTCCCATGGGTTTGAGAGCAGTGTTGGTCTAGGACAGAGCTAGTCCTATGACCTTGGGAAGATGACCTTGTAGACCTTGGCTTATACTCGCTGAAAAAAGATAGTTGTTGAGCTTGCCTAGAGCCCCAGAATCACAGGTTTGCAGGTTCTCCTGTGCACTCACTGACCCTCAGAGCAGCCCGCCCTTCCCCTCCAACAGGTGGTGAAGCTCAAGTACACCAAGTGCCCTGACTTCAACCATTAGTACCTGTCGTTGGCCAGATGGCAAGTGGGGTCCTGAGGGCTGAGCCCCCACCCCTGACCCACTCTGTGGGCTGCTTTGAGAGGCTGGCTTGCAGGCAATGGCTGCAGGGACCCCTCTCCTGGACTTGGGACCCTGATCTGGCAGAGGGGCTGAGACCCACTATAAGCAGGCCTGAGAGggcacccctctcccctcctgtgtCTCGCCCCAAAGCCACCTCATCTTGAGAACATCTGGGTACTGTCCacttcccctgcccctgccaagccgccccagccccagccccagccccagccccagcccctgctgctTTGGAGGGACCTACCGTCGGAGAAGTGGGTGTTCTGGCTGGCTTGGCATAGATGTGTGCCTTGGGGACCACCCAGCCCCCCAAGGGGGCTTGCAGCAGCCGGACAGTGGGGGCCAGCCTCAGCATGGTGGTCGGGCCGAGCTCCTCCCTAGTCCAGTGAAATTCCGAATGTCCGCTCACTGTGTCCTTTGCTGGTTTGGCTGTTGGGGCTTTTTATAGCTCGAGGAGACAGCTGCAGCTGTCCCCTCCTGTCACAGGGATTGGCAGGAGGAAGCCTGCTTGGAACTGGGAGAGAGGGGGGCCTCAGACCAGCAGCCTCCATGCCCAGGCCCTGCTGTGGACCGTGAGGGGCTTGGAGCCCCTTGCAATGCAGGGAGGAAAGGGGCTCTATAAAGGAGCAGGACCAGCAAGGTCAGGTTTGGGTGGACAAGAGGGGAAAGTGACATAATTTGAGGGCAGCACCACGTAGAGCTGCTTTCAAACTGCACCTCAGGAGCTCCTGCCTGAGTGGCCCAGCATCCTCCACCTTAACTGCAGGGCTGCCTGCTCCATCCTGGGCACAGCCCATGGAGGTCTGAGCGACCTCTGCCTCGCGTGGTGGGCTGTGGAGGAGGTTCAGCAGACACTACGAGGGTCTGCTCCAGGCCACAGGCAGGCAAAGGCACCAGGGACTGGTGTGCTGGATCAGGATGTGGCACCAGCCCTGCCTGCACGCCTCTCACTTGCGCAGGGGACGGCTGCTCATTCCTTCCCACGTGGCCCCGTGCTAGTCGTTTGTTGTCCTGTCCTCCAGGAGACATCCACACCTTCCTTCTGCTGTGAAGACCCTGCTGCTAATTTCCCTGAGAGAATGGGAGTTACCAGAGGAGCCCGCTACCCCACCTCATCACTGCCCTGGAGAGCAGTGGGCCTGCTGTGCCACCCAGACAGCCTGTGCCCTGCGCCCTCAGACCCCTCCTGCCAGACGCCAGAGGCAAGTCCCAGTGTCTTCTGTTCTCTCCTGGGTCGCTGGATGCTAAACCCCTGCTTCTCCCACCTTGTCCAGACCCGGCCTTACCTCTGGTGACTGCAGGACCTTTGCAGTCTCCACACAGCAGCCCGGGCACGCCTTCCAGAACACTCGGGTCTTGGCACTGCCTCTGCCCGGCACGCCAATACGCCCCCAAGACCTGAGTGGTCCGATACCGCTTGCCTCGCCCCTCACCTGCTCCCCTACACCTAGTACAGGCTTCCTCCCTTGTCCCAGACGCACCGCACTCCGCCGTGTGCTGGTGCCTTAGCCTGGGAGACTTCCCTGGTGTCTTCATGGTTTTCAGATCACTCAGGACCTGATCAAATGACATCACCTCAGACGTGTCTTGTCACTGGCACGTCAGCCCCACGAGGGCAGGGACCCCACCATGGAGTTGTTAGGGCCGAGAGCAGGTTTCGGTCACTGTTGGATGGATGGAGGGCGAGGTGAACAGTGGACAGCTGGGCAACCACGAGGGTGAGAGCACCTTCAGGTCTGTGCCAGGCACCGGTTAGACTGGAGAGCTGCAGAGTCAGTCAGAGCCAACAGGAAACTGTAGGATCACACGCCACCGTCAGAATGGCTCCAGAGGCTCTCAGTGACAGTGATGGAGGCACAACCTGCAGGGTGCTTGCCAGCGGTCTCCGGACCGGATCAGCGTGCCTGCAAGCCCGGGAGCCAGGCGGCCCCGGGACATCTGAGCTCCAGATTCGGCCACGGTCTCCTTCCTCCCAAGAGGCCGTCACCCCCAGCCGGTCTGCGTACAAACGGCGAGCCGGGGATGTGACCGAGTTCCACGAGGAGCACCATTCCCCTTGGTCTTCCCCGGAAGCCATGCTTGCTGTACATGGGAATTCACCACCGGGCTCCCTGCCCGGcctcccagggcccagcctgCCTGGCCTCCTGTGACTTGGTTTCCCAGGAAGGAGCCGCGGCCCGGGAGGCCCGAGGAGGGAGTGTGTCCTGAATGTTATCTCCAGCAGCGCTGGGGCCCCGAGGCCAGCCTCGGGCTGTGGGGGGCTCTGCCCTCCTCGGGAATAATCCCTTCCGCCTGAACCTTTAATTATAGCTTCAGGGTGCAGGTGGGGATAAGGCTGTGGGTCAAAGGATCAAAGGATCTATCTCCCAACCTGTGGTGTTCCTTCCTTCACAGACAAGACCTCCTGCCCCGCCACCCAGCCCGGCTCTGAAGGAGGCCTCTTTCTCCACCCTTCCTGGGCGGGCACTTaagtggctggggagggggtggtagCAGAGGGCCCACTGTGCTCCGGGAGGCCGCTTCAGGCTTCTGAGCAAGTCCTGGCCAGCCCAGCAGGGATGGGTGAAGCCCCCGGTGAGGCCCAGGCCAGGGGAGTGGGGGGCTGCCTTCCAGGGAAAGAGACCTCCCAGGCGGCTGCTCAGCCTGGGCGGCCACACCGGCTCCAGCCCCTCCCGTCCTCCCGCAGGCCTTGGGCCCTTTCCAAGCAAACCTGCTCTCTCTGCTCCCAAAGCTTCTGTGGCAGGAAACTTCAGGCCTCACCTAACTGGGTTTATGGTCCCCAGAACCAGTTGTTCAAACAAAACTCTGCAGACCCCCGCTGTCCCTACCCACACCAAGGTTGCTGGAAGTGGGGAGCCTGCCCACCTGAGGCCATGCGAGCCCCTGCAGAGGGCAGCCCTGTGTCCTAGACTTGCCTCCCTCACTGGAGTCTGCCTTTCCCTGGAAGGAAAATGCTATGCCCCATGGAGAAAGGGGTGGCAGCCAAGCGGTGGTCACAGTGACCCAGGAAGTGAAAGGGAGGGGTGCGGGGAGGGGATGAGGAGAGGGAGCAGGGCCCAGGGCTCCGTTCTGGCCTGTCCTGGACAGAAGCACCCTCCTTCATCCTCAGTACATATCTCTTGGCCCAGACACATGGCACCACCCTGTGTCCACACTCGGAACCACAGAAGCCGTTGAAAGAGGGCCACTGACCATGGGGCGCAGCCCTTGGGGCAGAGGTTCTTCGCATCAAGAACCCAAAAATATGCATATGAGTGCAGGCATTGGCATCTCGTTCTTATTGCATTGGACGCCTATTTTCATCACATAAACCAGAGGTTCTCAAAGTGTCTCTGGACTAGCAGCAGCATCTGGGGACTTGTTAGAATCAGCTAGAGACTGCGGTGGCCCCAGTCGTCTGTTGTGAGAAGCTCCCCAACCCAGGGAATTCTGAGGCACAAGCCAGCCTGAGAACCATTTTCATGTCAAATTAAAACTTCAGGCTTCATAACTTCATTCAAAACTAAATGGCCGCTTCCAGAAAAATTGAAATCTCACCCCGGCTGCAAAACTCAGCCCTGTCCTCTAATCTACAAAAACACACTTCCGCTAGGTATTTCTTAGGGTTCGCAGAGTTTACTGACACCGGGGCTCGTGGGCAGAGAATCGGTGAGAGGCCTGCTGCCCCTTCCTCACCCCTCTGTGCTGCACTCCCCTCCTCTGCAGTTCAGCTTCTACCCAGGCCCGCTTCACGTGGGACATGCTCAGAGAACCTCCAGTGCCAGGCAGCCGTCACAGCATTGCCACAGCACAGTGGTTTTTGTTGGTGTGATGGTTAATTCTAGGTGTCGGCTTGGCTGGGCCATGATACCCAATATTCGGTCAAATGTTATTtggtgtctgtgagggtgtttctagGGGAGGCTAATGTTTGAATTGGTGGGTTGGTGAAGCATGTTGCCCTCCAAAGGTGGGTGGACTGAGTCCCCACTGGACAACTGGGTAGCACAAAAGCTGCCTCCGCCGCCGCCATGACGGAGAGGACCCCTCCTGCCCCCTGTTCCGTCTGGGACCCGGGTCTCGTcttgcctcaggttcagcccaaACCGCGGCTGCTGTGGGTTCCAGCCTGCGGCTCTGGGGATGGAGCTGTACCATCAGATGTCCTGAGCCCAGCTCACCAGCTGCAGGTCTTGGGACTTGGCCTCCACCGTCACTAAGCCAATTCCTTATACTAAATCTTTCTCTCTAGCATGGTAGtcctatttctctggagaacctgcACCAATACAATGGTATGGTACTCTTGGCACAATCAGTGAGCCAATACTGATATATCGACATTAAGTAAATAAACTCCATACTTTGTTAAGatttcctcagtttcctctcatGTCCTTTCCTATTCCAGGATGCCATCCAGGACCCCGCATGACAGTCATCACATCTCCTTAAGGCTCCCCTgagctgtgacagtttctcaggctTTCTTTGTCTCTGATTACCCGGAcaaggttggttggtttgtttcttgcccacacttgtggcacatggaagttcctgggccagggatcgaacccacggcACAGCAGCGACTGGAACCGCTATagtgacaactcaggatccttcacccgctgtaccactagggaactccagcctGGACACTTAGCTTTTCAGGTATGTCACAGAGGACGCCTTGATTCCAACTGGTCTTCTGTTTTTCTCAGGATTACCTAGTGTTACAGGGTTTGGGAGGGTGACCGCAGAAGCAAAGGGCCCTTCCCATCGCTTCATATCAAGGACACAGACGATCGATATGGCTTATCACTGGGATGCTCAGTTTGACCCCCTCGCTGGGGGGGTGGccagttttttccattataaagtctctctttttcccccctttccgtACCGCACTGTGGGAGAAGGCCCCCATGCACAGCCTGCACTTGCGGAGGGCAGGCCAAGCTCCTTGGGGTGGAGCGTCTGCAGagattatttggaattcttttacACCGGAGATTTGTCTTCCtttaggtattatttttattcattatttacgtactcatttattatttagtcagttatttttatcagtatggactcatgggTGTTTGTTTCATACCTTGCATTATAAGCaatactactttattttgttgctccAGTGTTTCCAGGTTTGGTGCTGGGAGTTCTTTCTTTTGGCTCCTGTGTGCCTTTGGCCTACCTTTTCATTGTAGAGTTTggtttggggggtcttttttggaACACTTTCTAACTTGCTGGCACTATAAAATGCTCCTACCATATATTTTCCGCCTCAGTCCTAAAATAAGCCAAGGAACCCTGGTCACCTTTCTAGGGTGACCAGCcctagaaaccaagatctgggcaccAAGTGGACACATGACGTCAGGCACCTGTCGTAGAGCCTTTCAGCACAGACTGGACACTAACGTGTGGAAATGCAGTGGGTATCACAAAGGAATCTCACTGTATTACAAACGCATGAAACCGTCTCAGGGAAGGGCTGGTGGGACATTGCTGACctaagtaactttggaaatgagTGGAGCCTGTAAGAATAAAGGCAAAGAAACTTCGAATGTGTACTGTGCTCCTGAAGCTCCCTGGTGgcgagtggattaaggatccagcagggtCACttcagtggcatgggtttgatccctggcctgggaacttctgcatgccagggacTGCACTCTCGTTTATAAAGTAGTGTcctggagtccccgttgtggctcagtgggtgaagaatctaactaaaatccatgaggacttgggttcatccctgcccttgctcagtgtgttaaggacttggtgttgccatgaggtttggccacagacatggctcagatccggcattgctgtggctgtggtggaggccggcacatgcagctctgattcgaccctagcctgggaaccttcatatgctgcaggtgcagccctaataagaaaaaaaaaaggtagtttctTATGGAGGAGTGTGTGCATATGTTTATACTTAATTTTACATAAAGATGTAATTTAGagataaaatgtatatatgagcatatatacataaaactcctGCATGTGGGGACAGAAAGACGTTCAGCAGGACGCATGAATGAGTGTTGTGGCCAGGACTGCAAGAAAGAGCCCAGCCTCTTTGTTCCCAGCTTCCTGACACTTGGCTAAACTACATTTCCCATCTTCCCTGCTGTTAGGATGGATTACATGACTCTGAACAGAAATGACGTGCACAAATTCCTGATCTCAATATAAAAATGCTCATGCATCAGGTTGTTTCCCAGAGCACTCTCTATAGCAGAGGGAAATGGGAATAGTCCAGTTTTTATTAACAGGTCCTGGTTAAATCCCTTGTACATCTGTACAATGGGCAACTACGATGAAGGTAAAAAGAAtg comes from the Phacochoerus africanus isolate WHEZ1 chromosome 4, ROS_Pafr_v1, whole genome shotgun sequence genome and includes:
- the LOC125124752 gene encoding cytochrome c oxidase subunit 8B, mitochondrial — protein: MLRLAPTVRLLQAPLGGWVVPKAHIYAKPARTPTSPTEQAIGLSVTFLSFLIPAGWVLSHLDHYKRSSAA